The proteins below come from a single Streptococcus porcinus genomic window:
- a CDS encoding YbaN family protein: MKKTLYISAGCLSFALAILGIPLPLLPTTPLLLLAGFCFSRSSDRFNNWLRSTKVYKYYVGDYLETRIIPRARKKQILVQVWILMGISIIFMPFIWMKIIFFTMTTIMSVVLFRFVPEK, encoded by the coding sequence ATGAAAAAAACATTATATATCAGTGCTGGCTGCCTTAGTTTTGCCTTGGCAATCTTAGGCATACCTTTGCCATTATTACCGACAACACCTTTACTTTTACTAGCGGGCTTTTGTTTTTCGCGTAGTTCTGACCGCTTTAACAATTGGCTGCGTAGCACTAAAGTTTACAAATATTATGTAGGTGACTACCTTGAAACACGGATTATCCCCCGTGCCCGTAAAAAACAAATTCTCGTTCAAGTTTGGATATTAATGGGAATCTCAATTATTTTTATGCCCTTTATTTGGATGAAAATCATTTTCTTTACCATGACGACTATCATGTCTGTGGTATTATTCCGATTTGTCCCAGAGAAATGA
- a CDS encoding ABC transporter ATP-binding protein, which yields MLKKAILKYKWYALGSFMMIIGVVASTLLQPHYLKDVLEAVIKNDKTKIAQVGVLLLIIAGIGLIAGTVNTILSAKIVQGVSADIREETFRKIQSFSYANVEKFNAGNLVVRMTNDVNQIQNLVMMLFQVLFRLPILFIGAFYMAVQTLPKLWWVLVLMVILIAIIMSLVMSQMGPRFGKFQSLMDKINRIAKENLRGVRVVKSFVQEREQYAKFKETSNELLGLNLFIGYGFSMMQPALMLVSYLAVYVSILIVSGMVKTEPTVIGSIASFMTYMMQIMFSIIMVGFMGMQASRAFISIGRLKEVLDTEPAMTYVNNEDETEISGNIVFEEVSFTYPNEEEPTLKDISFSIQSGQMVGIVGATGAGKSTLAQLIPRLFDPHKGRILVGGKDLKSLSQQALKENISIVLQKAILFSGTIAENLRQGNAMADFDTMQRAATIAQAREFIDRMDDGYESQVEERGNNFSGGQKQRMSIARGVINNPKILVLDDSTSALDAKSEKLVQDALNHDLKGTTTVVIAQKISSVVKADTILVLDNGRLIGQGKHADLIANNAVYREIYETQKGKEED from the coding sequence ATGCTTAAAAAAGCCATTCTTAAATATAAATGGTATGCACTGGGCTCTTTTATGATGATTATAGGTGTAGTAGCTAGTACTTTGTTACAGCCGCATTATCTGAAAGATGTCCTAGAAGCTGTTATTAAAAATGATAAAACAAAAATAGCGCAAGTTGGGGTTTTGCTACTGATAATTGCCGGAATCGGTTTAATTGCAGGGACAGTCAATACCATTTTATCAGCTAAAATTGTCCAAGGTGTCTCAGCTGATATTCGGGAAGAAACTTTCCGTAAAATACAGAGTTTTTCTTATGCAAATGTCGAAAAATTTAATGCAGGAAACTTAGTCGTTCGAATGACTAATGATGTGAATCAAATTCAAAATTTAGTCATGATGCTATTCCAAGTTCTCTTTCGCTTACCAATTTTATTTATTGGTGCCTTCTATATGGCCGTCCAAACTTTACCAAAATTATGGTGGGTTTTAGTTTTAATGGTGATTTTGATTGCTATTATTATGTCCTTGGTTATGAGCCAAATGGGGCCACGTTTTGGTAAATTTCAATCTTTAATGGATAAGATTAACCGTATTGCAAAAGAAAATCTTCGTGGTGTTCGTGTGGTTAAATCTTTTGTTCAAGAACGTGAGCAATATGCTAAATTCAAAGAGACATCAAATGAGTTACTTGGGTTAAATCTTTTTATTGGCTATGGTTTCTCAATGATGCAACCAGCTTTAATGCTGGTATCTTATCTGGCAGTCTATGTCTCTATTTTGATTGTTTCTGGAATGGTAAAGACAGAGCCGACAGTTATTGGTAGTATCGCTTCCTTTATGACTTACATGATGCAGATTATGTTTTCTATCATTATGGTTGGTTTTATGGGGATGCAAGCAAGTAGGGCATTTATTTCTATTGGCCGTCTTAAAGAAGTTCTCGATACTGAGCCAGCAATGACTTACGTTAATAATGAGGACGAAACAGAAATTTCTGGTAATATTGTCTTTGAAGAGGTCAGTTTCACGTACCCTAATGAAGAAGAGCCTACTTTGAAGGATATTTCTTTTTCAATTCAATCTGGACAAATGGTGGGTATCGTTGGAGCTACTGGTGCTGGTAAGTCAACATTGGCACAGCTAATTCCACGTTTATTCGATCCCCATAAAGGTCGTATCTTAGTCGGTGGTAAAGATCTTAAGAGCTTAAGCCAGCAAGCATTAAAAGAAAATATTTCTATTGTTCTGCAAAAAGCTATCCTCTTTTCTGGTACGATTGCCGAGAACTTGCGCCAAGGGAATGCTATGGCTGATTTTGACACTATGCAACGGGCAGCAACAATTGCTCAAGCTAGGGAATTTATTGATCGTATGGATGATGGTTATGAAAGTCAAGTTGAAGAACGTGGCAACAACTTCTCGGGTGGTCAAAAGCAACGAATGTCCATTGCACGTGGCGTTATCAATAATCCGAAGATTTTAGTATTAGACGATTCAACGTCAGCTTTGGATGCTAAGTCTGAAAAATTAGTTCAAGACGCCCTAAACCACGACTTGAAGGGGACAACAACAGTTGTTATTGCCCAAAAAATTTCATCTGTGGTAAAAGCTGACACTATTTTGGTTCTTGATAATGGTCGTTTGATTGGTCAAGGTAAGCATGCGGATTTAATCGCAAATAACGCTGTTTATCGTGAAATTTATGAAACACAAAAAGGTAAGGAGGAAGACTAA
- a CDS encoding epoxyqueuosine reductase QueH, with protein MINVEDVLRKAKPNQTINYDKLMQEMRKDWLKKEIRPRILMHVCCAPCSTYSLEYLADFADITVYFANSNIHPKTEYQRRALVTQEFIKAFNEKTGHKVAYIEEVYQPNNYIQKVRGLENEPEGGERCRVCFDYRLDLTARKAVELDFDYFASALTISPHKNAKLINQIGIDIQNCYRTKYLPSDFKKNNGYRRSVQMCQEYDIYRQCYCGCVYAAKSQGVDLRQVKMDAKAYLDNQQRLEESEASVRVPFIYQGKEIKSK; from the coding sequence ATGATTAACGTTGAAGATGTATTGAGGAAGGCTAAGCCAAATCAAACTATTAATTATGACAAACTCATGCAAGAAATGCGGAAGGATTGGTTAAAGAAAGAGATTAGACCACGGATTCTAATGCATGTTTGCTGCGCTCCATGTTCGACTTATAGCTTGGAGTATTTAGCGGATTTTGCCGATATAACAGTCTACTTTGCGAATTCCAATATTCATCCTAAAACAGAATATCAACGAAGAGCACTAGTCACACAAGAATTTATCAAGGCATTTAATGAAAAGACTGGACATAAGGTTGCCTATATAGAGGAAGTCTATCAACCTAATAACTATATCCAAAAAGTAAGGGGACTTGAAAACGAGCCAGAGGGTGGTGAACGGTGTCGCGTTTGTTTTGATTATCGTTTGGATTTAACAGCCCGTAAAGCTGTAGAATTGGATTTTGATTATTTTGCTAGTGCTCTAACTATAAGTCCTCATAAAAATGCCAAATTGATTAACCAGATTGGGATTGATATTCAAAATTGTTACCGAACCAAATACCTTCCGAGTGATTTTAAGAAGAATAATGGTTATCGTCGCTCGGTTCAAATGTGTCAAGAATATGATATTTATCGTCAATGTTACTGTGGCTGTGTATACGCAGCTAAGTCACAAGGAGTTGATTTAAGGCAAGTAAAGATGGATGCAAAAGCTTATTTAGATAATCAACAAAGATTAGAAGAATCAGAAGCTTCGGTAAGAGTGCCATTTATTTATCAAGGAAAAGAAATCAAGAGCAAGTAA
- the radA gene encoding DNA repair protein RadA, with amino-acid sequence MAKKKATFVCQECGYHSPKYLGRCPNCSAWSSFVEEVEVQELKNARVSLTGEKSRPVKLKDVDNLNYSRTQTNMDEFNRVLGGGVVPGSLILIGGDPGIGKSTLLLQVSTQLANKGTVLYVSGEESAEQIKLRSERLGEIDNEFYLYAETNMQEIRIEIEKIQPDFLIIDSIQTIMSPDSSGVQGSVSQVREVTAELMQLAKTNNIATFIVGHVTKEGTIAGPRMLEHMVDTVLYFEGERHHTFRILRAVKNRFGSTNEIGIFEMQSGGLVEVINPSQVFLEERLDGATGSAIVVTMEGSRPILAEVQSLVTPTVFGNARRTTTGLDFNRVSLIMAVLEKRCGLLLQNQDAYLKAAGGVKLDEPAIDLAVAVAIASSYKELPTNPQEAFLGEIGLTGEIRRVTRIEQRINEAAKLGFTKIHVPKNALQGLDIPKNIEVVGVSTVGEVLKAVFSKA; translated from the coding sequence ATGGCTAAGAAAAAAGCAACATTTGTCTGTCAGGAATGTGGTTATCACTCTCCCAAATATCTAGGACGTTGTCCCAATTGTTCAGCCTGGTCTTCATTTGTAGAGGAAGTTGAAGTCCAAGAGCTTAAGAATGCGCGTGTTAGCCTAACGGGTGAAAAGAGTCGCCCTGTAAAGCTAAAAGATGTTGATAATCTTAATTATTCCCGTACTCAGACCAACATGGATGAATTTAATCGAGTTCTTGGTGGAGGAGTCGTTCCAGGTAGCCTTATCCTGATTGGTGGAGATCCGGGGATTGGGAAGTCAACCTTACTCTTGCAAGTTTCGACTCAGTTGGCTAATAAAGGAACAGTTTTATATGTGTCTGGAGAAGAGTCGGCAGAACAGATAAAATTGCGAAGTGAACGTTTAGGGGAGATTGATAATGAATTCTATCTCTACGCCGAGACCAACATGCAAGAGATTAGGATTGAGATTGAGAAAATTCAACCTGATTTTTTAATTATTGATTCCATTCAAACCATTATGAGTCCTGATAGCTCAGGTGTTCAAGGGTCTGTTAGTCAAGTTAGAGAAGTAACAGCGGAACTCATGCAATTAGCGAAGACTAATAATATTGCGACCTTTATAGTTGGGCACGTTACTAAAGAAGGAACCATAGCAGGACCAAGAATGTTGGAACATATGGTGGATACAGTCCTCTATTTTGAAGGTGAACGTCATCATACCTTTAGAATTTTAAGGGCTGTTAAAAATCGTTTTGGCTCGACCAATGAAATTGGTATTTTTGAAATGCAATCAGGTGGGCTGGTTGAGGTTATTAATCCTAGTCAAGTTTTCCTAGAGGAACGCTTAGACGGTGCCACAGGTTCAGCTATTGTGGTCACTATGGAAGGTAGTCGCCCGATTTTAGCAGAGGTTCAATCTTTAGTAACCCCAACTGTTTTTGGTAATGCTAGGAGGACAACAACAGGGCTAGATTTCAATCGAGTTAGTTTGATTATGGCTGTTTTAGAAAAGCGCTGTGGTTTGCTGCTACAGAATCAGGATGCCTATTTGAAAGCTGCTGGAGGCGTTAAGTTAGATGAGCCGGCTATTGACTTAGCTGTGGCTGTGGCCATTGCTTCAAGTTATAAGGAACTGCCAACCAATCCTCAAGAGGCCTTTCTAGGAGAAATTGGTTTGACGGGTGAGATTAGACGGGTGACTCGTATTGAACAAAGAATTAATGAAGCAGCTAAGCTTGGATTCACCAAGATTCATGTCCCTAAAAATGCTTTACAAGGGTTAGATATTCCTAAAAATATAGAAGTTGTTGGTGTATCCACGGTAGGAGAGGTTCTTAAAGCTGTTTTCTCTAAAGCTTAG
- a CDS encoding MarR family winged helix-turn-helix transcriptional regulator, whose product MSRIIADLRDLTHQIEQISEEIAQKYNLAHLAGPQGHVLIFLSRNFERELFVKDIETELGISKSVASNLVKRMEKNGFIEVIPSQTDKRYKQVVMTQKGVDKLPLLQECRKDVENYFFKEITKEEFQVVRKVIYQLKQNMLDYKKGEEDA is encoded by the coding sequence ATGTCGCGGATTATTGCTGATTTGAGAGATTTAACTCATCAAATAGAACAAATTAGTGAAGAAATTGCCCAAAAGTATAATCTTGCCCACTTAGCTGGACCTCAAGGGCATGTTTTAATCTTTCTGAGTAGAAATTTTGAAAGAGAACTATTTGTTAAAGATATTGAAACAGAGCTTGGAATTTCAAAATCAGTCGCTAGTAACCTTGTTAAGCGGATGGAAAAAAATGGGTTCATTGAAGTCATACCATCGCAAACAGATAAGCGTTATAAACAAGTTGTAATGACGCAAAAAGGAGTGGATAAATTACCACTTTTACAAGAATGTCGTAAAGATGTTGAAAATTATTTCTTTAAGGAAATCACAAAGGAAGAATTTCAAGTTGTCCGAAAAGTAATATATCAACTCAAACAAAATATGCTTGACTATAAAAAAGGAGAAGAAGATGCTTAA
- a CDS encoding NAD(P)H-dependent oxidoreductase, with protein MKFVAIVGSNAEQSYNRMLLEFMRRHFKLKCEIEVLEIKDIPMFNQDQDQSDCFAIRYLYHKITRADGVIIATPEHNHTITPALKSTLEWLSFKLHPLENKPVMIVGASYYDQGTSRAQVHLRKILEAPGVNAFTLPGNEFLLGKAKEAFDNSGNISNEGTVLFLESCLDNFIKYVKVVSSLRQPKAIEPEDLDCGKPISTTIKEVDPDDPDWLEKAAKIVNAVEGDTYVKLDHGLLTVNQLNMFLKAMPFELTYSDDNNQFLYYNNAHQDPETMYAKRLPEQVGNRLSTVHGSLPPGRMKNVEWVIGSLRNGNEEYVRTIVPGSPAEVINTHNYQAMYYPDGSFSGINEIVFNFKPWLDWYLKETGQHLVGGKANAIPTSHTSVDATSGASDTGIATSPVVAEADATSGASEH; from the coding sequence ATGAAATTTGTCGCTATTGTTGGCTCAAATGCAGAACAATCTTACAACCGAATGTTGTTAGAGTTTATGAGACGCCACTTTAAATTAAAATGTGAGATTGAAGTTTTAGAAATCAAAGATATTCCCATGTTTAACCAAGATCAAGATCAATCTGATTGCTTTGCCATTAGATACCTCTACCATAAAATCACGCGTGCAGATGGCGTCATTATTGCAACACCTGAACACAACCATACGATTACACCCGCTCTGAAGAGTACTCTTGAATGGTTATCCTTTAAGCTTCACCCACTTGAAAACAAGCCAGTTATGATTGTTGGTGCCTCTTATTATGATCAAGGGACCTCACGTGCTCAAGTTCACCTTCGTAAAATCTTAGAAGCACCTGGTGTTAATGCATTTACACTTCCAGGAAATGAATTTTTGCTTGGTAAGGCTAAAGAGGCTTTTGATAACAGTGGCAATATTAGTAACGAGGGGACTGTTTTGTTCTTAGAAAGTTGTCTTGATAATTTTATTAAATATGTAAAAGTTGTCTCATCACTCCGCCAACCTAAAGCAATTGAGCCTGAGGATTTGGATTGTGGGAAGCCAATTTCAACAACAATCAAGGAAGTCGACCCAGACGATCCTGACTGGTTGGAAAAAGCTGCTAAAATCGTCAATGCTGTTGAAGGGGACACCTACGTCAAGTTGGATCATGGTCTCCTAACAGTCAATCAACTCAACATGTTCTTAAAAGCTATGCCATTTGAATTAACTTACTCAGACGATAATAACCAATTTTTATACTACAATAATGCTCATCAAGATCCTGAAACCATGTATGCAAAGCGTCTTCCTGAACAAGTTGGCAATCGTCTATCAACTGTCCATGGTTCGCTTCCACCTGGACGTATGAAAAATGTGGAGTGGGTAATTGGTTCTTTACGTAATGGTAATGAAGAATATGTACGCACCATCGTTCCTGGATCTCCGGCTGAAGTCATCAATACACATAACTATCAAGCTATGTATTATCCTGATGGCTCATTCTCAGGCATCAACGAAATTGTCTTCAACTTCAAACCATGGTTGGACTGGTATTTAAAAGAAACGGGTCAACATTTGGTAGGAGGAAAAGCTAATGCAATACCTACTTCCCATACAAGCGTTGATGCCACATCTGGTGCCTCAGATACTGGGATAGCTACCAGTCCCGTAGTCGCTGAAGCCGATGCTACGTCGGGTGCTTCTGAGCATTAA
- a CDS encoding NADPH-dependent FMN reductase, with product MKVIGLVGTNSSHSTNRQLLQYMSNHFADKAEIELMEIKDFPLFNKPANKELPKIVTEMAAKIEEADGVIIGTPEYDHSVPASLMNALAWLSYGIYPLLGKPVMITGASYGTLGSSRAQLQLRQILNAPELKATVLPDEFLLSHSLQAFDANGNLFDLETIQKLDAIFDDFRIFVKIAGKLSHAQELLRKEAEDFDWENL from the coding sequence ATGAAAGTCATTGGTCTTGTTGGTACAAATTCAAGTCATTCCACTAACCGTCAACTTCTCCAATATATGTCAAATCATTTTGCAGATAAAGCAGAAATTGAATTAATGGAAATCAAAGATTTTCCTCTCTTCAATAAACCTGCTAACAAAGAGTTGCCTAAAATAGTCACTGAAATGGCTGCTAAAATTGAAGAAGCCGATGGTGTCATTATCGGTACACCTGAATACGACCATTCAGTGCCCGCTTCATTGATGAATGCTTTAGCTTGGCTATCTTATGGAATTTATCCCTTGCTTGGTAAGCCAGTGATGATCACCGGGGCTTCTTACGGAACTTTGGGCTCCTCGCGGGCGCAATTGCAATTACGGCAAATCTTAAATGCTCCTGAGTTAAAAGCAACTGTTCTGCCAGATGAATTTTTGCTTTCCCATTCTTTACAAGCATTTGATGCTAACGGTAATCTCTTTGATTTAGAAACCATTCAAAAATTGGATGCTATCTTTGATGATTTCCGAATTTTTGTTAAGATTGCTGGAAAACTATCACATGCTCAGGAACTTTTACGTAAAGAGGCTGAGGATTTTGACTGGGAAAACTTGTAA
- a CDS encoding dUTP diphosphatase, with protein MKIRGFELITEYADAAQLLPKRETKHAAGYDLKVAKATEIGPGEIKLVPTGVKAYMQAGEVLYLYDRSSNPRKKGLVLINSVGVIDGDYYNNDNNEGHIFAQMQNITDQVVSLEVGERIVQAIFGPYLLADDDQADGVRTGGFGSTGH; from the coding sequence ATGAAAATTCGTGGTTTTGAGTTAATTACGGAATATGCTGACGCTGCTCAGCTATTACCCAAAAGAGAAACAAAACATGCGGCAGGTTACGATTTAAAAGTAGCCAAGGCTACAGAGATTGGCCCAGGTGAGATAAAACTAGTTCCAACCGGTGTGAAAGCCTATATGCAAGCAGGGGAGGTTCTTTATTTATATGATCGCTCATCAAATCCTCGCAAAAAAGGCTTAGTATTGATTAATTCTGTTGGGGTTATTGATGGCGACTACTATAATAATGATAATAATGAGGGACATATTTTTGCGCAGATGCAAAACATTACTGATCAGGTAGTCTCCCTAGAAGTCGGTGAACGGATTGTTCAAGCAATTTTTGGCCCCTACCTTCTAGCGGACGACGATCAGGCAGATGGTGTTCGTACAGGTGGATTTGGTTCAACAGGTCACTAA
- a CDS encoding NAD(P)H-dependent glycerol-3-phosphate dehydrogenase produces MKKEKIAVLGPGSWGTALAQVLNDNGHDVCLWGDSQEQIDEINATHTNSRYFKDIVIDKTIKATTDLKEALTDVDAVLFVVPTKVTRLVAKQVATTLDHKVIMMHASKGLEPGSHERLSTVISEEVPTHLRSDVVVVSGPSHAEETIVRDITLITAASTDLEAAKYVQSIFSNQYFRLYTNKDVVGVETAGALKNIIAVGAGALHGLGYGDNAKAAVITRGLAEITRLGVKLGADPLTYSGLSGVGDLIVTGTSVHSRNWRAGDALGRGEKLEDIERSMGMVIEGISTTKVAYEIAQELGVYMPITTAIYKSIYEGADIKESILGMMSNEFKSENEWH; encoded by the coding sequence ATGAAAAAAGAAAAAATTGCAGTCTTGGGACCAGGTTCATGGGGGACAGCACTTGCACAAGTTTTAAATGACAACGGTCACGATGTGTGCCTTTGGGGAGACTCCCAAGAACAAATTGATGAAATCAACGCTACACACACTAATAGTCGTTATTTCAAAGATATTGTTATTGATAAAACTATTAAAGCGACAACTGATTTGAAAGAGGCCCTCACAGATGTTGATGCTGTTTTATTCGTTGTCCCAACGAAAGTTACCCGTTTAGTGGCTAAGCAAGTTGCCACAACCTTAGACCATAAAGTTATCATGATGCATGCTTCAAAAGGACTTGAACCGGGTAGCCATGAACGCCTTTCAACGGTAATTTCTGAAGAAGTTCCAACGCACTTACGGAGTGATGTTGTTGTTGTATCTGGACCCAGTCATGCTGAAGAGACTATTGTCCGTGACATTACCTTAATCACCGCTGCATCTACAGACTTGGAAGCCGCTAAATATGTTCAGTCCATTTTTAGCAACCAGTATTTTCGTCTTTACACTAATAAAGATGTTGTTGGTGTTGAAACCGCCGGCGCCCTTAAAAATATTATTGCCGTTGGTGCAGGAGCATTACATGGTTTAGGTTATGGTGATAATGCTAAAGCAGCTGTCATTACACGCGGGCTTGCTGAAATCACCCGTCTTGGTGTAAAACTTGGCGCCGATCCCCTAACTTACAGTGGGCTATCAGGAGTCGGAGATCTTATAGTCACTGGTACCTCTGTCCATTCTCGAAACTGGCGTGCCGGGGATGCACTTGGGCGCGGGGAAAAATTAGAAGATATCGAGCGTAGCATGGGAATGGTTATTGAGGGAATTTCTACTACAAAGGTAGCCTATGAGATTGCCCAAGAATTAGGTGTCTATATGCCGATTACCACCGCAATCTATAAATCTATTTATGAAGGAGCCGATATTAAAGAAAGCATCCTTGGCATGATGTCCAACGAATTTAAATCCGAAAATGAATGGCATTAA
- a CDS encoding beta-class carbonic anhydrase yields MSYFKSFMAANSAYVELHGTAHLPLKPKTRVAIVTCMDSRLHVAQALGLALGDAHILRNAGGRVTDDMIRSLVISQQQMGTREIVVLHHTDCGAQTFTNQSFAEHIQQKLGIDVSGQDFLPFQDVAESVREDMRVLQESPLIPDDVDINGAVYDVDTGKMTQVFLK; encoded by the coding sequence ATGTCATATTTTAAAAGTTTTATGGCAGCTAATAGTGCCTATGTTGAACTTCATGGAACAGCTCACCTACCACTTAAGCCTAAAACGCGTGTTGCTATCGTAACCTGTATGGATTCTCGCTTGCATGTTGCCCAAGCTTTAGGGTTAGCACTTGGTGATGCCCATATTTTGAGAAATGCTGGCGGTCGTGTGACAGATGATATGATACGATCTTTGGTTATTTCACAGCAGCAAATGGGAACGCGTGAAATTGTGGTATTACATCATACGGACTGTGGTGCTCAAACATTTACTAACCAAAGCTTTGCGGAACATATCCAGCAAAAGCTTGGAATAGATGTATCAGGTCAGGATTTCTTACCTTTCCAAGATGTAGCAGAATCAGTCCGAGAAGATATGCGTGTACTGCAAGAATCTCCGCTGATTCCAGATGATGTTGACATTAATGGAGCTGTTTATGATGTTGATACTGGTAAAATGACGCAAGTTTTTTTAAAATAA
- a CDS encoding ABC transporter ATP-binding protein translates to MKTARFFWFYFKRYKISFVFIAIAIILATYLQVKAPVFLGESLTELGKLGQKYYVAKMAGQSAYHPDTSAFMAVMTKLLLAYLFTALANLVYSLLFTRIVAHSTNRMRKGLFGKLERLTVSFFDSHKDGAILSRFTSDLDNIQNSLNQSLVQVVTNIALYIGLVWMMFRQDPRLALLTMATTPLALIILVVIIRLARKYTDIQQKEVSALNAYMDEKISGQKAIIVQGVQEETIDGFVEHNEKVRAATFKGRLFAGLLFPVMNGMSLLNTAIVIFIGSSIVLNDKSISMAVGLGLVVTFVQFSQQYYQPIMQVAASWGELQLAFTGASRIQEMFDEAEEIRPQNAPLFTELKEEVAINHVDFGYKPGKKVLSDVTIKAPKGKMIAVVGPTGSGKTTIMNLINRFYDVDSGSITFDGIDIRDYDLDSLRKNVGIVLQESVLFSGTIADNIRFGDESISQEMVEIAARATHIHEFIMSLPEGYETMVTDDENIFSTGQKQLISIARTLLTDPQVLILDEATSNVDTVTESKIQKAMEAIVAGRTSFVIAHRLKTILNADEIIVLKDGKVIEQGNHHELLHQKGFYSELYHNQFVFE, encoded by the coding sequence ATGAAGACAGCGCGTTTTTTTTGGTTTTATTTTAAACGCTATAAAATCTCCTTTGTTTTTATAGCAATTGCCATTATTCTAGCCACTTACCTTCAGGTCAAGGCCCCTGTTTTCCTTGGGGAATCCTTAACGGAGCTTGGGAAACTTGGTCAAAAGTATTACGTAGCTAAAATGGCTGGTCAATCAGCATATCACCCTGATACATCTGCTTTTATGGCTGTTATGACTAAACTTTTATTGGCATATCTTTTTACAGCTCTAGCTAATCTGGTGTATAGCTTACTTTTTACACGTATCGTAGCACACTCAACTAACCGGATGCGTAAGGGGTTGTTTGGGAAATTGGAACGCTTAACAGTTTCTTTCTTTGATAGTCATAAGGATGGTGCTATTCTTTCTCGCTTTACTAGTGATTTAGATAATATTCAAAATTCCCTGAACCAGTCCTTAGTCCAAGTTGTGACCAATATTGCTCTTTACATTGGTTTAGTTTGGATGATGTTCCGCCAAGACCCCCGTTTAGCCCTCTTAACAATGGCAACAACGCCTCTTGCGCTTATCATTTTAGTTGTTATTATCCGTCTAGCTAGAAAGTATACAGATATTCAACAAAAAGAAGTATCAGCACTTAATGCTTACATGGATGAGAAAATTTCTGGTCAAAAAGCAATTATTGTTCAAGGTGTTCAAGAAGAAACAATTGATGGTTTCGTAGAGCATAATGAAAAAGTCCGAGCAGCAACCTTCAAAGGTCGCCTTTTTGCAGGTTTACTCTTTCCAGTCATGAACGGAATGAGCTTGCTAAACACGGCAATCGTTATATTTATCGGTTCAAGTATTGTCCTCAATGACAAATCCATTTCAATGGCTGTTGGACTTGGATTGGTTGTGACATTTGTTCAATTTTCGCAACAATATTATCAGCCAATTATGCAGGTGGCTGCCTCATGGGGCGAACTCCAGCTTGCTTTCACAGGCGCTAGCCGTATCCAAGAGATGTTTGATGAGGCTGAGGAAATCAGACCTCAGAATGCTCCGCTTTTCACTGAGTTAAAAGAAGAAGTTGCCATTAACCATGTTGATTTTGGTTACAAACCTGGTAAAAAGGTGCTTTCTGATGTGACCATCAAAGCTCCTAAAGGCAAGATGATTGCCGTTGTCGGTCCGACGGGTTCAGGTAAGACCACTATTATGAACTTGATTAATCGTTTTTATGATGTTGACAGTGGTTCCATTACTTTTGATGGGATTGATATCCGTGATTACGACCTGGATAGTCTTCGAAAAAATGTCGGTATTGTCCTACAAGAATCTGTTTTATTTTCTGGCACAATTGCTGATAATATTCGTTTTGGGGACGAAAGTATTAGTCAGGAGATGGTAGAGATTGCTGCGCGCGCTACCCATATACACGAATTTATTATGTCTCTTCCTGAAGGTTATGAGACCATGGTCACAGACGATGAGAATATTTTCTCTACTGGGCAAAAACAATTGATTTCAATTGCTAGGACATTACTGACCGATCCACAAGTTTTGATTTTGGACGAAGCTACTTCCAACGTTGACACTGTAACCGAAAGTAAGATTCAAAAAGCTATGGAAGCTATTGTAGCTGGCAGAACCAGTTTTGTTATCGCCCATCGCTTGAAAACAATCTTGAATGCAGATGAAATTATTGTTCTTAAAGATGGTAAAGTTATCGAACAAGGAAATCATCATGAATTGTTACATCAAAAAGGCTTCTATTCAGAACTTTACCACAACCAGTTTGTCTTTGAATAA